From the Oryzias latipes chromosome 22, ASM223467v1 genome, one window contains:
- the LOC101172714 gene encoding syntaxin-binding protein 5 isoform X8, with protein MKKFNIRKVLDGFTAAAAPPAPPREVDAVPESLQSELFQLCKTVRHGFPYRPSSMAFDPVQKILAVGTQTGSLRLFGRAGVECYCQHESGAAVIQLQFLVNEGALVSALADDTIHLWNLRQKIPAILHSLKFNRERITYCHLPFQSKWLYVGTERGNIHIVNVESFSLSGYVIMWNKAIELSTKTHPGPVVHISDNPMDEGKLLIGFECGVVVLWDLKSKKADCRYSYDEAIHSIAWHHEGKQFVCSHSDGTLTTWNIRTPAKPVLTVTPHGKQPKDGKKPEPCKPILKVEYKTTRAGDPFMVLSGGLSYDTVGRRACLTVMHGKSTTVLEMDFPIVDFLTLCETPYPNDFQEPYAVVVLLQRDLVVIDLGQIGYPLFESPYPLNIHESPVTCCEYFADCPSELIPALYSVGSRQKRQGYSKKEWPISGGNWGQGTQSYPEIIITGHADGSVKFWDASALMLQVLYKLKTAKVFEKARCKEEKADAVDEDPLAIQTLFWCPDSRMLCVAGVSAHLIVYRFSKQEVTADVVQLLEVRMLSERSGVDAPDPGGDQTPTAPPPSTPQDGDAPPAPPAGCSEGARDPVLQVRSSALKQSPGYQVELVIQLLWVSGEPPQQVTSLALNSSYGLVVFGNSEGLAVVDYFQKTLILSMSVSELHVPAELRSPRKSQHPSGDAKDGSFSRSRSSSVTSIDRESPEVLSSFHFCETLPRKWDGGLSPCLMVGASQGSVMMLSLTLPPAGDQRLLQPVSLACCGSLNRLRGGILTMALLDSTGALLPPPFEPWCDPSASDEEKEKLRRRRPASPPAPQGGQDAQFAVLCSDKQVKVVSMATQSCVHKHSITEASFVLRADVVHVAGASCVACFCANGHIMAFSLPSLRPLLDVNYLPLTDMRIARTFCFSNQGQALYLTSPTEIQRISYIQETCDNLQEMLSELFTPVDTPEAPNRGFFKGLFGGGAQSLDREDLFGEVAAGKASRSLAQHIPGPGGMEGMKGAASGVVGDLARARVALDERGQKLGELEERTAAMMSSAESFSKHAHDMMLKYKDKKWYQL; from the exons CTTTGGCCGCGCCGGCGTGGAGTGTTACTGTCAGCACGAGAGCGGCGCCGCAGTCATCCAGCTGCAGTTCCTCGTCAACGAG GGGGCGCTGGTGAGTGCCTTAGCGGACGATACCATTCACCTGTGGAACCTGAGGCAGAAAATTCCCGCCATCCTGCACTCTTTGAAGTTCAACAGGGAGAG GATCACCTACTGCCACCTGCCCTTCCAGAGCAAGTGGCTGTACGTGGGCACAGAGAGGGGCAACATCCACATCGTCAACGTGGAGTCCTTCTCGCTGTCCGGTTACGTCATCATGTGGAACAAAGCCATCGAACT ATCCACCAAGACCCACCCAGGACCCGTGGTGCACATCAGTGATAACCCCATGGATGAGGGAAAG CTCCTGATCGGCTTCGAGTGCGGGGTTGTGGTTCTGTGGGACCTCAAGTCCAAAAAGGCCGACTGTCGCTACAGCTATGATGAG GCCATCCACTCCATCGCCTGGCACCACGAGGGGAAGCAGTTCGTGTGCAGCCACTCCGACggcacgctgaccacgtggaaCATCCGGACGCCGGCCAAACCCGTACTCACCGTTACGCCACACG GGAAGCAGCCAAAGGACGGAAAAAAGCCAGAACCCTGCAAGCCCATCCTGAAGGTGGAGTACAAAACCACGAGAGCCGG GGACCCCTTCATGGTGCTGTCTGGGGGGCTGTCCTACGACACGGTGGGGAGGAGAGCCTGTCTCACCGTCATGCACGGGAAGAGCACCACCGTCCTGGAGATGGACTTCCCCATCGTGGATTTCCTGACGCTCTGTGAAACTCCGTATCCAAACG ACTTCCAGGAACCGTACGCCGTGGTGGTCCTCCTCCAGAGGGACTTGGTAGTGATCGACCTCGGACAGATCGG GTACCCGCTGTTTGAGAGTCCGTACCCGCTGAACATCCACGAGTCTCCGGTGACCTGCTGCGAGTACTTCGCTGACTGTCCGAGCGAACTCATTCCGGCTTTGTACTCGGTGGGCAGCCGGCAGAAGAGACAAGGCTACAGCAAGAAG GAATGGCCCATCAGTGGGGGGAACTGGGGGCAAGGCACTCAGAGTTACCCAGAGATCATCATCACGGG ACACGCTGACGGCTCAGTGAAGTTCTGGGATGCCTCTGCAT TGATGCTCCAGGTGCTCTACAAGCTGAAGACTGCCAAAGTGTTCGAGAAGGCTCGCTGTAAGGAGGAGAAGGCCGACGCCGTGGACGAAGACCCCCTCGCCATCCAGACCCTCTTCTGGTGTCCCGACAGCCGGATGCTCTGCGTGGCGGGGGTGTCTGCTCACCTCATCGTCTACAGGTtcagcaaacaggaagtgaccgcCGATGTCGTTCAG CTGCTGGAGGTGCGCATGCTGAGCGAGAGGAGCGGCGTGGACGCTCCCGATCCAGGAGGAGATCAGACCCCCACCGCGCCTCCACCCTCCACCCCGCAGGACGGCGACGCCCCACCGGCGCCGCCGGCAGGCTGCAGCGAAGGAGCCCGGGACCCCGTCCTGCA GGTCCGGAGCTCCGCCCTCAAGCAGTCTCCGGGCTACCAGGTGGAGCTGGTCATCCAGCTGCTGTGGGTGAGCGGGGAGCCCCCCCAGCAGGTCACCAGCCTGGCCCTCAACTCCTCCTATGGCCT GGTGGTGTTCGGGAACAGCGAGGGTCTGGCGGTGGTGGACTACTTCCAGAAGACTCTGATTCTCAGCATGAGCGTGTCGGAGCTGCACGTCCCGGCGGAGCTGCGCTCGCCGCGGAAATCCCAGCATCCCTCTGGAG ATGCCAAGGACGGCTCGTTCAGCCGCTCCCGCAGCTCCAGCGTGACCAGCATCGACCGCGAGTCTCCAGAGGTCCTCTCCTCCTTCCACTTCTGCGAGACCCTCCCCAGGAAGTGGGACGGCGGGCTCAGCCCCTGCCTGATGGTGGGGGCCTCCCAGGGCTCCGTGATGATGCTCTCGCTGacgctgccccctgctggagaCCAGAGGCTGCTGCAGCCCGTCAGCCTCGCCTGCTGTG GCAGCCTGAACAGACTCAGGGGGGGCATTCTGACCATGGCTCTGCTGGACTCCACCGGGGCTCTGCTGCCCCCCCCGTTCGAACCGTGGTGCGACCCGAGCGCCTCGGATGAGGAGAAGGAGAAGCTGCGGAGGCGCAGGCCGGCGTCCCCGCCGGCGCCACAGGGAGGCCAGGACGCGCAGTTCGCTGTGTTGTGTTCGGATAAACAGGTCAAGgtggtttccatggcaacgcAGAGCTGCGTGCACAAACACAGCATCACAGAGGCCTCATTCGTGCTCAGGGCCGATGTCGTGCACGTGGCCGGAGCGTCCTGCGTCGCCTGTTTCTGCGCCAACGGGCACATCATGGCCTTCAG TCTGCCCAGCCTGCGGCCGCTGCTGGACGTCAACTACCTGCCGCTGACGGACATGCGGATCGCCAGAACCTTCTGCTTCTCCAACCAGGGCCAGGCTCTGTACCTCACCTCCCCCACCGAGATCCAGAGGATCTCCTACATCCAGGAGACCTGCGACAACCTGCAG gagATGCTCAGTGAGCTCTTCACCCCCGTGGACACGCCTGAAGCTCCAAACAGAGGTTTCTTCAAAGGCCTTTTTGGGGGCGGGGCTCAGTCTTTGGACAGGGAGGACCTCT TCGGTGAAGTGGCTGCTGGGAAGGCGTCCCGGAGCCTGGCCCAGCACATCCCCGGCCCGGGAGGCATGGAGGGCATGAAGGGCGCGGCGTCGGGCGTGGTGGGGGACCTGGCCCGCGCCAGAGTCGCCCTGGATGAGCGAGGGCAGAAGCTGGGCGAGCTGGAGGAGAGAACGGCGGCCATGATGTCCAGCGCGGAGTCCTTCTCCAAACACGCGCACGAC ATGATGCTGAAGTACAAAGACAAGAAGTGGTACCAGCTCTGA
- the LOC101172714 gene encoding syntaxin-binding protein 5 isoform X2 — MKKFNIRKVLDGFTAAAAPPAPPREVDAVPESLQSELFQLCKTVRHGFPYRPSSMAFDPVQKILAVGTQTGSLRLFGRAGVECYCQHESGAAVIQLQFLVNEGALVSALADDTIHLWNLRQKIPAILHSLKFNRERITYCHLPFQSKWLYVGTERGNIHIVNVESFSLSGYVIMWNKAIELSTKTHPGPVVHISDNPMDEGKLLIGFECGVVVLWDLKSKKADCRYSYDEAIHSIAWHHEGKQFVCSHSDGTLTTWNIRTPAKPVLTVTPHGKQPKDGKKPEPCKPILKVEYKTTRAGDPFMVLSGGLSYDTVGRRACLTVMHGKSTTVLEMDFPIVDFLTLCETPYPNDFQEPYAVVVLLQRDLVVIDLGQIGYPLFESPYPLNIHESPVTCCEYFADCPSELIPALYSVGSRQKRQGYSKKEWPISGGNWGQGTQSYPEIIITGHADGSVKFWDASALMLQVLYKLKTAKVFEKARCKEEKADAVDEDPLAIQTLFWCPDSRMLCVAGVSAHLIVYRFSKQEVTADVVQLLEVRMLSERSGVDAPDPGGDQTPTAPPPSTPQDGDAPPAPPAGCSEGARDPVLQVRSSALKQSPGYQVELVIQLLWVSGEPPQQVTSLALNSSYGLVVFGNSEGLAVVDYFQKTLILSMSVSELHVPAELRSPRKSQHPSGALCDSNEGTNNLDDRCKSPTSGPTSPCNSDDEPKQKFIEKVKFKSRRFSKTVANDFAKFSRRISSSNEQKLDHELRSKARLASRRCCYSVKAGKRDPQRRLKEDVCRTLSDPNPYAKDGSFSRSRSSSVTSIDRESPEVLSSFHFCETLPRKWDGGLSPCLMVGASQGSVMMLSLTLPPAGDQRLLQPVSLACCGSLNRLRGGILTMALLDSTGALLPPPFEPWCDPSASDEEKEKLRRRRPASPPAPQGGQDAQFAVLCSDKQVKVVSMATQSCVHKHSITEASFVLRADVVHVAGASCVACFCANGHIMAFSLPSLRPLLDVNYLPLTDMRIARTFCFSNQGQALYLTSPTEIQRISYIQETCDNLQEMLSELFTPVDTPEAPNRGFFKGLFGGGAQSLDREDLFGEVAAGKASRSLAQHIPGPGGMEGMKGAASGVVGDLARARVALDERGQKLGELEERTAAMMSSAESFSKHAHDMMLKYKDKKWYQL; from the exons CTTTGGCCGCGCCGGCGTGGAGTGTTACTGTCAGCACGAGAGCGGCGCCGCAGTCATCCAGCTGCAGTTCCTCGTCAACGAG GGGGCGCTGGTGAGTGCCTTAGCGGACGATACCATTCACCTGTGGAACCTGAGGCAGAAAATTCCCGCCATCCTGCACTCTTTGAAGTTCAACAGGGAGAG GATCACCTACTGCCACCTGCCCTTCCAGAGCAAGTGGCTGTACGTGGGCACAGAGAGGGGCAACATCCACATCGTCAACGTGGAGTCCTTCTCGCTGTCCGGTTACGTCATCATGTGGAACAAAGCCATCGAACT ATCCACCAAGACCCACCCAGGACCCGTGGTGCACATCAGTGATAACCCCATGGATGAGGGAAAG CTCCTGATCGGCTTCGAGTGCGGGGTTGTGGTTCTGTGGGACCTCAAGTCCAAAAAGGCCGACTGTCGCTACAGCTATGATGAG GCCATCCACTCCATCGCCTGGCACCACGAGGGGAAGCAGTTCGTGTGCAGCCACTCCGACggcacgctgaccacgtggaaCATCCGGACGCCGGCCAAACCCGTACTCACCGTTACGCCACACG GGAAGCAGCCAAAGGACGGAAAAAAGCCAGAACCCTGCAAGCCCATCCTGAAGGTGGAGTACAAAACCACGAGAGCCGG GGACCCCTTCATGGTGCTGTCTGGGGGGCTGTCCTACGACACGGTGGGGAGGAGAGCCTGTCTCACCGTCATGCACGGGAAGAGCACCACCGTCCTGGAGATGGACTTCCCCATCGTGGATTTCCTGACGCTCTGTGAAACTCCGTATCCAAACG ACTTCCAGGAACCGTACGCCGTGGTGGTCCTCCTCCAGAGGGACTTGGTAGTGATCGACCTCGGACAGATCGG GTACCCGCTGTTTGAGAGTCCGTACCCGCTGAACATCCACGAGTCTCCGGTGACCTGCTGCGAGTACTTCGCTGACTGTCCGAGCGAACTCATTCCGGCTTTGTACTCGGTGGGCAGCCGGCAGAAGAGACAAGGCTACAGCAAGAAG GAATGGCCCATCAGTGGGGGGAACTGGGGGCAAGGCACTCAGAGTTACCCAGAGATCATCATCACGGG ACACGCTGACGGCTCAGTGAAGTTCTGGGATGCCTCTGCAT TGATGCTCCAGGTGCTCTACAAGCTGAAGACTGCCAAAGTGTTCGAGAAGGCTCGCTGTAAGGAGGAGAAGGCCGACGCCGTGGACGAAGACCCCCTCGCCATCCAGACCCTCTTCTGGTGTCCCGACAGCCGGATGCTCTGCGTGGCGGGGGTGTCTGCTCACCTCATCGTCTACAGGTtcagcaaacaggaagtgaccgcCGATGTCGTTCAG CTGCTGGAGGTGCGCATGCTGAGCGAGAGGAGCGGCGTGGACGCTCCCGATCCAGGAGGAGATCAGACCCCCACCGCGCCTCCACCCTCCACCCCGCAGGACGGCGACGCCCCACCGGCGCCGCCGGCAGGCTGCAGCGAAGGAGCCCGGGACCCCGTCCTGCA GGTCCGGAGCTCCGCCCTCAAGCAGTCTCCGGGCTACCAGGTGGAGCTGGTCATCCAGCTGCTGTGGGTGAGCGGGGAGCCCCCCCAGCAGGTCACCAGCCTGGCCCTCAACTCCTCCTATGGCCT GGTGGTGTTCGGGAACAGCGAGGGTCTGGCGGTGGTGGACTACTTCCAGAAGACTCTGATTCTCAGCATGAGCGTGTCGGAGCTGCACGTCCCGGCGGAGCTGCGCTCGCCGCGGAAATCCCAGCATCCCTCTGGAG CTCTCTGCGACTCCAACGAAGGGACGAACAACCTGGACGATCGCTGCAAGTCCCCCACCTCAG GACCCACCTCCCCCTGCAACTCAGACGACGAGCCAAAGCAGAAGTTCATAGAGAAGG TGAAGTTCAAAAGCAGGCGCTTTTCCAAGACGGTTGCCAATGACTTTG CCAAATTTTCGCGGAGAATTAGCTCATCCAATGAGCAAAAGCTGGACCACG AGCTCAGGTCCAAAGCCCGGCTCGCCTCCAGGAGGTGCTGCTACTCTGTCAAAGCCGGCAAGAGGGACCCCCAGAGGCGGCTGAAGGAAGACGTGTGTCGAACCCTGTCTGACCCCAACCCCT ATGCCAAGGACGGCTCGTTCAGCCGCTCCCGCAGCTCCAGCGTGACCAGCATCGACCGCGAGTCTCCAGAGGTCCTCTCCTCCTTCCACTTCTGCGAGACCCTCCCCAGGAAGTGGGACGGCGGGCTCAGCCCCTGCCTGATGGTGGGGGCCTCCCAGGGCTCCGTGATGATGCTCTCGCTGacgctgccccctgctggagaCCAGAGGCTGCTGCAGCCCGTCAGCCTCGCCTGCTGTG GCAGCCTGAACAGACTCAGGGGGGGCATTCTGACCATGGCTCTGCTGGACTCCACCGGGGCTCTGCTGCCCCCCCCGTTCGAACCGTGGTGCGACCCGAGCGCCTCGGATGAGGAGAAGGAGAAGCTGCGGAGGCGCAGGCCGGCGTCCCCGCCGGCGCCACAGGGAGGCCAGGACGCGCAGTTCGCTGTGTTGTGTTCGGATAAACAGGTCAAGgtggtttccatggcaacgcAGAGCTGCGTGCACAAACACAGCATCACAGAGGCCTCATTCGTGCTCAGGGCCGATGTCGTGCACGTGGCCGGAGCGTCCTGCGTCGCCTGTTTCTGCGCCAACGGGCACATCATGGCCTTCAG TCTGCCCAGCCTGCGGCCGCTGCTGGACGTCAACTACCTGCCGCTGACGGACATGCGGATCGCCAGAACCTTCTGCTTCTCCAACCAGGGCCAGGCTCTGTACCTCACCTCCCCCACCGAGATCCAGAGGATCTCCTACATCCAGGAGACCTGCGACAACCTGCAG gagATGCTCAGTGAGCTCTTCACCCCCGTGGACACGCCTGAAGCTCCAAACAGAGGTTTCTTCAAAGGCCTTTTTGGGGGCGGGGCTCAGTCTTTGGACAGGGAGGACCTCT TCGGTGAAGTGGCTGCTGGGAAGGCGTCCCGGAGCCTGGCCCAGCACATCCCCGGCCCGGGAGGCATGGAGGGCATGAAGGGCGCGGCGTCGGGCGTGGTGGGGGACCTGGCCCGCGCCAGAGTCGCCCTGGATGAGCGAGGGCAGAAGCTGGGCGAGCTGGAGGAGAGAACGGCGGCCATGATGTCCAGCGCGGAGTCCTTCTCCAAACACGCGCACGAC ATGATGCTGAAGTACAAAGACAAGAAGTGGTACCAGCTCTGA
- the LOC101172714 gene encoding syntaxin-binding protein 5 isoform X3 — MKKFNIRKVLDGFTAAAAPPAPPREVDAVPESLQSELFQLCKTVRHGFPYRPSSMAFDPVQKILAVGTQTGSLRLFGRAGVECYCQHESGAAVIQLQFLVNEGALVSALADDTIHLWNLRQKIPAILHSLKFNRERITYCHLPFQSKWLYVGTERGNIHIVNVESFSLSGYVIMWNKAIELSTKTHPGPVVHISDNPMDEGKLLIGFECGVVVLWDLKSKKADCRYSYDEAIHSIAWHHEGKQFVCSHSDGTLTTWNIRTPAKPVLTVTPHGKQPKDGKKPEPCKPILKVEYKTTRAGDPFMVLSGGLSYDTVGRRACLTVMHGKSTTVLEMDFPIVDFLTLCETPYPNDFQEPYAVVVLLQRDLVVIDLGQIGYPLFESPYPLNIHESPVTCCEYFADCPSELIPALYSVGSRQKRQGYSKKEWPISGGNWGQGTQSYPEIIITGHADGSVKFWDASALMLQVLYKLKTAKVFEKARCKEEKADAVDEDPLAIQTLFWCPDSRMLCVAGVSAHLIVYRFSKQEVTADVVQLLEVRMLSERSGVDAPDPGGDQTPTAPPPSTPQDGDAPPAPPAGCSEGARDPVLQVRSSALKQSPGYQVELVIQLLWVSGEPPQQVTSLALNSSYGLVVFGNSEGLAVVDYFQKTLILSMSVSELHVPAELRSPRKSQHPSGALCDSNEGTNNLDDRCKSPTSGPTSPCNSDDEPKQKFIEKGTVCFSDQSPPPHRKASKAFILKPLPVKFKSRRFSKTVANDFAKFSRRISSSNEQKLDHDAKDGSFSRSRSSSVTSIDRESPEVLSSFHFCETLPRKWDGGLSPCLMVGASQGSVMMLSLTLPPAGDQRLLQPVSLACCGSLNRLRGGILTMALLDSTGALLPPPFEPWCDPSASDEEKEKLRRRRPASPPAPQGGQDAQFAVLCSDKQVKVVSMATQSCVHKHSITEASFVLRADVVHVAGASCVACFCANGHIMAFSLPSLRPLLDVNYLPLTDMRIARTFCFSNQGQALYLTSPTEIQRISYIQETCDNLQEMLSELFTPVDTPEAPNRGFFKGLFGGGAQSLDREDLFGEVAAGKASRSLAQHIPGPGGMEGMKGAASGVVGDLARARVALDERGQKLGELEERTAAMMSSAESFSKHAHDMMLKYKDKKWYQL; from the exons CTTTGGCCGCGCCGGCGTGGAGTGTTACTGTCAGCACGAGAGCGGCGCCGCAGTCATCCAGCTGCAGTTCCTCGTCAACGAG GGGGCGCTGGTGAGTGCCTTAGCGGACGATACCATTCACCTGTGGAACCTGAGGCAGAAAATTCCCGCCATCCTGCACTCTTTGAAGTTCAACAGGGAGAG GATCACCTACTGCCACCTGCCCTTCCAGAGCAAGTGGCTGTACGTGGGCACAGAGAGGGGCAACATCCACATCGTCAACGTGGAGTCCTTCTCGCTGTCCGGTTACGTCATCATGTGGAACAAAGCCATCGAACT ATCCACCAAGACCCACCCAGGACCCGTGGTGCACATCAGTGATAACCCCATGGATGAGGGAAAG CTCCTGATCGGCTTCGAGTGCGGGGTTGTGGTTCTGTGGGACCTCAAGTCCAAAAAGGCCGACTGTCGCTACAGCTATGATGAG GCCATCCACTCCATCGCCTGGCACCACGAGGGGAAGCAGTTCGTGTGCAGCCACTCCGACggcacgctgaccacgtggaaCATCCGGACGCCGGCCAAACCCGTACTCACCGTTACGCCACACG GGAAGCAGCCAAAGGACGGAAAAAAGCCAGAACCCTGCAAGCCCATCCTGAAGGTGGAGTACAAAACCACGAGAGCCGG GGACCCCTTCATGGTGCTGTCTGGGGGGCTGTCCTACGACACGGTGGGGAGGAGAGCCTGTCTCACCGTCATGCACGGGAAGAGCACCACCGTCCTGGAGATGGACTTCCCCATCGTGGATTTCCTGACGCTCTGTGAAACTCCGTATCCAAACG ACTTCCAGGAACCGTACGCCGTGGTGGTCCTCCTCCAGAGGGACTTGGTAGTGATCGACCTCGGACAGATCGG GTACCCGCTGTTTGAGAGTCCGTACCCGCTGAACATCCACGAGTCTCCGGTGACCTGCTGCGAGTACTTCGCTGACTGTCCGAGCGAACTCATTCCGGCTTTGTACTCGGTGGGCAGCCGGCAGAAGAGACAAGGCTACAGCAAGAAG GAATGGCCCATCAGTGGGGGGAACTGGGGGCAAGGCACTCAGAGTTACCCAGAGATCATCATCACGGG ACACGCTGACGGCTCAGTGAAGTTCTGGGATGCCTCTGCAT TGATGCTCCAGGTGCTCTACAAGCTGAAGACTGCCAAAGTGTTCGAGAAGGCTCGCTGTAAGGAGGAGAAGGCCGACGCCGTGGACGAAGACCCCCTCGCCATCCAGACCCTCTTCTGGTGTCCCGACAGCCGGATGCTCTGCGTGGCGGGGGTGTCTGCTCACCTCATCGTCTACAGGTtcagcaaacaggaagtgaccgcCGATGTCGTTCAG CTGCTGGAGGTGCGCATGCTGAGCGAGAGGAGCGGCGTGGACGCTCCCGATCCAGGAGGAGATCAGACCCCCACCGCGCCTCCACCCTCCACCCCGCAGGACGGCGACGCCCCACCGGCGCCGCCGGCAGGCTGCAGCGAAGGAGCCCGGGACCCCGTCCTGCA GGTCCGGAGCTCCGCCCTCAAGCAGTCTCCGGGCTACCAGGTGGAGCTGGTCATCCAGCTGCTGTGGGTGAGCGGGGAGCCCCCCCAGCAGGTCACCAGCCTGGCCCTCAACTCCTCCTATGGCCT GGTGGTGTTCGGGAACAGCGAGGGTCTGGCGGTGGTGGACTACTTCCAGAAGACTCTGATTCTCAGCATGAGCGTGTCGGAGCTGCACGTCCCGGCGGAGCTGCGCTCGCCGCGGAAATCCCAGCATCCCTCTGGAG CTCTCTGCGACTCCAACGAAGGGACGAACAACCTGGACGATCGCTGCAAGTCCCCCACCTCAG GACCCACCTCCCCCTGCAACTCAGACGACGAGCCAAAGCAGAAGTTCATAGAGAAGGGTACTGTGTGTTTCAGTGAtcagtcaccccccccccacaggaaagcctctaaagcttttattttgaaacctctTCCAGTGAAGTTCAAAAGCAGGCGCTTTTCCAAGACGGTTGCCAATGACTTTG CCAAATTTTCGCGGAGAATTAGCTCATCCAATGAGCAAAAGCTGGACCACG ATGCCAAGGACGGCTCGTTCAGCCGCTCCCGCAGCTCCAGCGTGACCAGCATCGACCGCGAGTCTCCAGAGGTCCTCTCCTCCTTCCACTTCTGCGAGACCCTCCCCAGGAAGTGGGACGGCGGGCTCAGCCCCTGCCTGATGGTGGGGGCCTCCCAGGGCTCCGTGATGATGCTCTCGCTGacgctgccccctgctggagaCCAGAGGCTGCTGCAGCCCGTCAGCCTCGCCTGCTGTG GCAGCCTGAACAGACTCAGGGGGGGCATTCTGACCATGGCTCTGCTGGACTCCACCGGGGCTCTGCTGCCCCCCCCGTTCGAACCGTGGTGCGACCCGAGCGCCTCGGATGAGGAGAAGGAGAAGCTGCGGAGGCGCAGGCCGGCGTCCCCGCCGGCGCCACAGGGAGGCCAGGACGCGCAGTTCGCTGTGTTGTGTTCGGATAAACAGGTCAAGgtggtttccatggcaacgcAGAGCTGCGTGCACAAACACAGCATCACAGAGGCCTCATTCGTGCTCAGGGCCGATGTCGTGCACGTGGCCGGAGCGTCCTGCGTCGCCTGTTTCTGCGCCAACGGGCACATCATGGCCTTCAG TCTGCCCAGCCTGCGGCCGCTGCTGGACGTCAACTACCTGCCGCTGACGGACATGCGGATCGCCAGAACCTTCTGCTTCTCCAACCAGGGCCAGGCTCTGTACCTCACCTCCCCCACCGAGATCCAGAGGATCTCCTACATCCAGGAGACCTGCGACAACCTGCAG gagATGCTCAGTGAGCTCTTCACCCCCGTGGACACGCCTGAAGCTCCAAACAGAGGTTTCTTCAAAGGCCTTTTTGGGGGCGGGGCTCAGTCTTTGGACAGGGAGGACCTCT TCGGTGAAGTGGCTGCTGGGAAGGCGTCCCGGAGCCTGGCCCAGCACATCCCCGGCCCGGGAGGCATGGAGGGCATGAAGGGCGCGGCGTCGGGCGTGGTGGGGGACCTGGCCCGCGCCAGAGTCGCCCTGGATGAGCGAGGGCAGAAGCTGGGCGAGCTGGAGGAGAGAACGGCGGCCATGATGTCCAGCGCGGAGTCCTTCTCCAAACACGCGCACGAC ATGATGCTGAAGTACAAAGACAAGAAGTGGTACCAGCTCTGA